In Sceloporus undulatus isolate JIND9_A2432 ecotype Alabama unplaced genomic scaffold, SceUnd_v1.1 scaffold_9531, whole genome shotgun sequence, the sequence AAGGACCATGATGTTAAGTCCTGCTCCCTCTGCAAATCGATGTCTTCTcaggccaggaagaaccgggAATCGCGGCTCACTTCAGCGATAGCCCAGGGTAAGATCCGTCTTCGGCCCCTGTGGCTCCTGTTTCTGCGGCTCTCTCCGCCAGAGATGGCCCATCAAGTGCTCCCCCGTCGACATCCGATCGTTCCGGGGGTCCCAACCCTGAGGCAAATGTGGCCCGTGGATCTGACaagcccagtgccaccaccaaaCCCACCAAGCACCCGCATAAATCTGGGTCTGTGGGCACCGCCGCCGCTTCGACGTCATCTCGGAAACGAGATGCCCCTGCTAAGACCTCGCGGCCGGCATCAGAGCAGACCTCCCGTAAGGAAGCTCCTTCGGACCCGAAGGACGGATCGGGTACCGGTAAAGACACCTCCTCCAGGGCGAAGGCGGCCCCCCATAGGGAGGATACACCCAGATCGGGTGGAAGGCTCACGGAATCtcctattcccttcttccctccggaTGCTCCGCGGGGCTCCGCGTCATCCAAGAAGAGGAAGGCATCGGCTTCAGCTCAGGATGCTACGGCTTCCAAGAAGTCCAAGCATTCTAAGGACCGTCCCCGTAAGGAGCCTGGGGTGACTAAAGAACCAGAGCCCTCGACCCGTCCTCGCATCCGGATGGATTCTCCAAGACAGGACACTCTGTCGGTCGTGTCCGATAGGCCTCCACTGAGGGAGGCCCAGCAAGATTTGTCCACCCCGGGACCTTCAGCGGCCGCAACCGTGCCTTTTCTCCTCTCGAATGAGGAAGACTTCCAAGACAGGCTTTCGAGGTCCCCTTCTCGGGAATTGCCCTCGCGTTCTCCATCCCCAGCTCGGAGGGATCGGGACCCGAGGTCGCCGTCGCCAGCTCCCCTGTCTCCCTTGCCGGTGCCCGATGATGATGGCGTGTTTTATGACTCCGAGGCAGACCANNNNNNNNNNNNNNNNNNNNNNNNNNNNNNNNNNNNNNNNNNNNNNNNNNNNNNNNNNNNNNNNNNNNNNNNNNNNNNNNNNNNNNNNNNNNNNNNNNNNGGATTCTCCAAGACAGGACACTCTGTCAGTCGTGTCCGATAGGCCTCCACTGAAGGAGGCCCAGCAAGATTTGTCCACCCCGGGACCTTCAGCGGCCGCAACCGTGCCTTTTCTCCTCTCGAATGAGGAAGACTTCCAAGACAGGCTTTCGAGGTCCCCTTCTCGGGAATTGCCCTCGCGTTCTCCATCCCCAGCTCGGAGGGATCGGGACCCGAGGTCGCCGTCGCCAGCTCCCCTGTCTCCCTTGCCGGTGCCCGATGATGATGGCGTGTTTTATGACTCCGAGGCAGACCAGTTCTACCTGAAGGTGTCTAGGAGAGTCGCAATGTCCAGGATGCCCTCTCGTGATCACCCCCGTGACCGTCCCCGAGAAGGTTCACAGTTAAACAAACGCCAGCGGGACCCTGTTCCAgcttccagagctgctttgcTTCAACCTGCACCGCGACCAGCTGATAAACGCAATGTTGTGGTTCAGGTGGAGTCCTCCGATTCCGAGGCGGACGCTTCGGTCGCGACGGAAGACCCCTCCGATGTGGAAGACCCCCCGCGTCAGTCGCCGCAGGATCTCCACTATCCAGAGGCAGCCTCGCCTTCGGATGATGTTCG encodes:
- the LOC121918364 gene encoding serine/arginine repetitive matrix protein 1-like, which produces DGPSSAPPSTSDRSGGPNPEANVARGSDKPSATTKPTKHPHKSGSVGTAAASTSSRKRDAPAKTSRPASEQTSRKEAPSDPKDGSGTGKDTSSRAKAAPHREDTPRSGGRLTESPIPFFPPDAPRGSASSKKRKASASAQDATASKKSKHSKDRPRKEPGVTKEPEPSTRPRIRMDSPRQDTLSVVSDRPPLREAQQDLSTPGPSAAATVPFLLSNEEDFQDRLSRSPSRELPSRSPSPARRDRDPRSPSPAPLSPLPVPDDDGVFYDSEADQFYLKVSRRVAMSRMPSRDHPRDRPREGSQLNKRQRDPVPASRAALLQPAPRPADKRNVVVQVESSDSEADASVATEDPSDVEDPPRQSPQDLHYPEAASPSDDVRSFAEHIIKMSRALDIDLVYPEADAEDQVERRVHGRVPTPPCVPFLPSLQTILKRSWDSPSSLLGPPRKIESLYRVAAPNAPWLMSHPRQNSAIVEGAQQTSTQRQTTSPVDKEAKKIDSLAKKA